Proteins found in one Fibrobacter sp. UWR4 genomic segment:
- the carA gene encoding glutamine-hydrolyzing carbamoyl-phosphate synthase small subunit encodes MNDKFNWKAKRDRKAFLALADGTVFHGYAFGDAKDTVGEAVFNTGMAGYKQILTDPSYAGQFVVFTTAEVGAYSAKSEKSESRQVFLNGIVINDLCDASENVGEESLDSYMKAQKKPGIAGVDTRALTLHLRDNGAQKAYLHVENFDMSEADAVQKAKEWIGLDGQDYASVVSDPNGYEFSTEGKYNVVALDFGIKTNILRDLASQDMKVTVMPINTTFEQIQAKNPDGVFLSNGPADPNSLPQVAALVKQLLGKYPLMGICLGNQLLGLALGAKVSKLKFGHHGCNHPVKYLKTGAVEITSQNHNYAIDETSLPANVEVTHINLNDNTVEGIRCKDVPAFSVQYHPESAPGPNDSYYLFEEFKQMIEEFKRG; translated from the coding sequence ATGAACGATAAATTCAACTGGAAAGCAAAGCGCGATCGCAAGGCATTTTTGGCCTTGGCAGATGGCACCGTATTCCACGGCTACGCATTCGGCGACGCCAAGGACACCGTAGGCGAAGCTGTGTTCAACACGGGCATGGCTGGTTACAAGCAGATTCTTACCGACCCCTCCTACGCAGGTCAGTTCGTGGTGTTCACCACCGCTGAAGTGGGCGCCTACTCCGCCAAGAGCGAAAAGTCCGAATCCCGCCAGGTCTTCTTGAACGGTATCGTCATCAACGACCTTTGCGACGCTTCCGAAAACGTGGGCGAAGAATCCCTGGACTCCTACATGAAGGCCCAGAAGAAGCCGGGCATTGCAGGTGTGGACACCCGCGCCCTCACGCTGCACCTCCGCGACAACGGCGCCCAGAAGGCTTACCTCCATGTCGAGAATTTTGACATGAGCGAGGCCGACGCGGTTCAAAAAGCGAAGGAATGGATCGGCTTGGACGGTCAGGACTACGCTTCCGTGGTCAGCGACCCCAACGGTTACGAATTCTCTACCGAGGGCAAGTACAATGTGGTGGCTCTGGATTTCGGTATCAAGACCAACATCCTTCGCGACCTTGCAAGCCAGGACATGAAGGTGACCGTCATGCCCATCAACACTACCTTCGAGCAGATTCAGGCCAAGAATCCCGATGGCGTGTTCCTCTCCAACGGTCCTGCCGACCCCAACTCTCTACCCCAGGTTGCAGCTCTCGTAAAGCAGCTCCTTGGCAAGTATCCTCTCATGGGCATCTGCCTGGGTAACCAGCTCTTGGGTCTCGCCCTGGGCGCCAAGGTTTCCAAGTTGAAGTTCGGCCATCACGGTTGCAACCATCCGGTCAAGTACCTGAAGACCGGCGCCGTGGAAATTACCAGCCAGAACCACAACTACGCCATCGACGAAACTAGCTTGCCGGCCAACGTGGAAGTCACCCACATCAACCTGAACGACAACACCGTAGAAGGCATCCGCTGCAAGGACGTTCCTGCATTCAGCGTGCAGTACCATCCGGAATCCGCTCCGGGACCCAACGATTCCTACTACCTGTTCGAAGAATTTAAGCAGATGATCGAGGAATTTAAGAGGGGCTAG
- the carB gene encoding carbamoyl-phosphate synthase large subunit encodes MPKRTDLKKIMLIGSGPIVIGQGCEFDYSGVQACKVLRREGYEVVLVNSNPATIMTDPEMADRTYIEPLNVDILHEIIRRERPDALLPTLGGQTALNLAMELHEKGILSRYNVELIGAKAESIARAEDRKLFKDAMLSIGLDLPRSGSAHSMSEAKAIAQTIGSWPLIIRPGFTLGGTGGGIAHSEDEFEAIVNRGLDASLNNEVLIEESLLGWKEFEMEVMRDKKGNAVIVCSIENLDPMGVHTGDSITVAPIQSLDDRAYQAMRDDSLKVMEAIGVETGGSNVQWSINPVTGRRIIIEMNPRVSRSSALASKATGFPIAKIAALLAVGYTLDELKNDITQSTPSCFEPALDYVVTKVPRFTFEKFPKADSTLGTQMKSVGEAMAIGSNFKQSMQKALRSLETGFGGFGACAKCEQYLAYDDETLAKEVARPSAERIFVVYAAFRRGWDVEKLYEITKIDRYFLRHLEELAQFEDEIRAAGSLEALCKDKDLFRQAKEFGYSDIQIGYIFGKTPEEVMAARNAISLKPSYYSVDTCAGEFEAVTPYYYSCYADHTEPVREVPNRDKKKRIMVLGGGPNRIGQGIEFDYCCCHAAFTLKKQGYEVIMVNSNPETVSTDYDTSDKLYFEPLTLEDVMGIYERENCYGVIVQFGGQTPLNLAMRLKKAGANVVGTSPEDIDLAEDRDFFKQLVDKVGIKQAASGIAHNVEEALAIVEEIGYPVLVRPSFVLGGRGMVIVYKEKYLRKFVEEAAAIGEGKPILIDRFLEDATELDVDCISDGKTTVVGAIMEHVEPAGIHSGDSASVIPPMTLSKDLQEKVRGYAKEFAKELHVVGLMNMQLAVKDGELYMIEVNPRASRTVPFVSKSIGVPLASYASRCMLGETLEEIGFTEEVHVPYVSVKEAVFPFVKFPGVDVTLSPEMKSTGEVMSLDRDRGLAYLKSQLASGNRIPGQGNIFVSLKDEDKARTVPLIRQLVELGYGLYATRGTSTMLYNEGIKTRAVFRISRGRPNLLDLIHDKEVQWIVNTSETGAEAMVDEIQMRSKAVVSGVPITTTIAALTSTVEGLMDKHDYGRFEVCSLQEYHRHIVK; translated from the coding sequence ATGCCTAAGCGTACAGACCTCAAGAAGATTATGCTCATTGGCTCCGGCCCGATCGTTATCGGCCAGGGCTGCGAATTCGACTACTCCGGCGTACAGGCCTGTAAGGTGCTGCGTCGCGAAGGTTACGAAGTGGTGCTGGTGAACAGCAACCCGGCAACCATCATGACCGACCCGGAAATGGCCGACCGTACCTACATCGAGCCCCTGAACGTGGACATTCTCCACGAAATCATCCGCCGCGAACGCCCGGACGCATTGCTCCCCACTCTGGGTGGCCAGACCGCCCTGAACCTCGCCATGGAACTCCACGAAAAGGGCATTCTCAGCCGCTACAACGTGGAACTCATCGGTGCAAAGGCCGAATCCATCGCCCGCGCCGAAGACCGTAAGCTCTTCAAGGACGCCATGCTCTCCATCGGCCTGGACCTCCCCCGCTCCGGTTCCGCACACTCCATGAGCGAAGCCAAGGCAATCGCCCAGACCATCGGCAGCTGGCCTTTGATTATCCGCCCGGGCTTTACCCTGGGTGGTACCGGTGGCGGTATCGCACACAGCGAAGACGAATTCGAAGCCATCGTGAACCGCGGCCTCGACGCCTCCCTCAACAACGAAGTCTTGATCGAAGAATCCCTCCTGGGCTGGAAGGAATTCGAAATGGAAGTCATGCGCGATAAGAAGGGCAATGCCGTTATCGTCTGCTCCATCGAAAACCTGGACCCCATGGGCGTTCACACCGGCGACTCCATTACTGTGGCCCCGATCCAGTCTCTTGACGATCGCGCCTACCAGGCCATGCGTGACGACTCCCTGAAGGTCATGGAAGCTATCGGCGTCGAAACCGGTGGATCCAACGTTCAGTGGTCCATCAACCCTGTGACCGGCCGCCGCATCATTATCGAAATGAACCCCCGCGTAAGCCGCTCCTCTGCACTTGCTTCCAAGGCAACCGGCTTCCCCATCGCAAAGATTGCAGCACTCCTCGCTGTGGGCTACACTCTCGACGAACTGAAGAACGACATTACCCAATCTACTCCCAGCTGCTTCGAACCGGCTCTGGACTACGTCGTCACCAAGGTTCCTCGCTTCACCTTCGAAAAGTTCCCCAAGGCAGACAGCACTCTTGGCACCCAGATGAAGTCCGTGGGCGAAGCCATGGCTATCGGCTCCAACTTCAAGCAGTCCATGCAGAAGGCCCTGCGCTCCCTGGAAACTGGTTTCGGCGGCTTCGGCGCCTGCGCCAAGTGCGAACAGTACCTGGCTTACGACGACGAGACCTTGGCCAAGGAAGTTGCCCGCCCCAGTGCAGAACGCATCTTCGTGGTCTATGCCGCCTTCCGCCGCGGTTGGGACGTCGAAAAGCTTTACGAAATCACAAAGATCGACCGTTACTTCCTGCGTCATTTGGAAGAACTGGCCCAGTTCGAAGACGAAATCCGCGCCGCAGGCTCCCTCGAAGCCCTCTGCAAGGACAAGGACCTGTTCCGCCAGGCCAAGGAATTCGGCTATAGCGACATCCAGATCGGCTACATCTTCGGCAAGACTCCGGAAGAAGTCATGGCCGCACGTAACGCCATCAGCCTGAAGCCCAGCTACTACTCCGTAGATACCTGCGCCGGCGAATTTGAAGCAGTCACTCCGTACTACTACTCCTGCTATGCAGACCACACCGAGCCCGTCCGCGAAGTTCCGAACCGCGACAAGAAAAAGCGCATCATGGTGCTGGGCGGTGGCCCGAACCGTATCGGCCAGGGAATCGAATTCGACTACTGCTGCTGCCACGCTGCATTCACCCTGAAGAAGCAGGGCTACGAAGTCATCATGGTGAACAGCAACCCGGAAACAGTTTCAACGGACTACGACACTTCTGACAAGCTTTACTTTGAACCGCTGACCCTCGAAGATGTCATGGGCATCTACGAACGCGAAAACTGCTACGGCGTTATCGTTCAGTTCGGTGGCCAGACTCCGCTTAACTTGGCAATGCGCCTGAAGAAGGCCGGCGCCAATGTGGTGGGAACAAGCCCCGAGGATATCGACCTTGCCGAAGACCGCGACTTCTTTAAGCAGCTGGTTGACAAGGTGGGCATCAAGCAGGCCGCTTCCGGCATCGCCCACAATGTGGAAGAAGCCCTCGCCATCGTGGAAGAAATCGGCTACCCCGTTCTCGTGCGCCCCAGCTTCGTGCTCGGCGGCCGCGGCATGGTGATCGTCTATAAGGAAAAGTATCTCCGCAAGTTCGTGGAAGAGGCTGCAGCCATCGGCGAAGGCAAGCCTATCCTTATCGACCGCTTCCTGGAAGACGCAACCGAACTTGACGTGGACTGCATCAGCGACGGCAAGACCACCGTGGTGGGCGCCATCATGGAACACGTGGAACCCGCAGGCATCCACTCCGGCGACTCCGCAAGCGTCATCCCGCCCATGACCCTCAGCAAGGACCTGCAGGAAAAGGTCCGCGGCTACGCCAAGGAGTTCGCAAAGGAACTCCATGTGGTAGGCCTCATGAACATGCAGCTCGCCGTCAAGGATGGCGAACTCTACATGATCGAAGTGAACCCCCGCGCCTCCCGCACCGTGCCCTTCGTTTCCAAGTCCATCGGCGTGCCTCTGGCAAGCTACGCAAGCCGTTGCATGCTGGGCGAAACCCTCGAAGAAATCGGCTTCACTGAAGAAGTCCATGTTCCGTACGTGAGCGTGAAGGAAGCCGTGTTCCCCTTCGTGAAGTTCCCGGGCGTTGACGTGACCCTCTCCCCGGAAATGAAGTCCACCGGCGAAGTCATGAGCCTGGATCGCGACCGCGGCCTTGCCTACCTCAAGAGCCAGCTGGCCTCCGGCAACCGCATCCCGGGCCAGGGCAACATCTTCGTCTCCCTCAAGGACGAGGACAAGGCCCGCACAGTGCCCCTGATCCGCCAGCTGGTGGAACTGGGCTACGGCCTCTACGCCACCCGCGGCACCTCCACCATGCTCTACAACGAAGGCATCAAGACACGCGCCGTGTTCCGCATTTCCCGCGGCCGCCCGAACCTGCTGGACCTCATCCACGACAAGGAAGTCCAGTGGATCGTGAACACCAGCGAGACCGGCGCCGAAGCCATGGTCGATGAAATCCAGATGCGCAGCAAGGCAGTGGTCAGCGGCGTGCCTATCACCACCACCATCGCCGCCCTCACCTCCACCGTCGAAGGCCTCATGGACAAGCACGACTACGGTAGATTCGAAGTCTGCAGCCTGCAGGAATATCATCGTCACATCGTGAAGTAA